The Alnus glutinosa chromosome 3, dhAlnGlut1.1, whole genome shotgun sequence nucleotide sequence TCTCACCTGGAAACTCTGACATAAGCATGTCAAGGAAAAAGAATCTATTATTCTCGCTTTGGGCAGCTAAGTTGCAACCCTGTTATAACAACACACCCAGATATCTCAAAAACCATCCAtgtttaaattacaaaaaaataaaaaaatacataaattatatataatttccaGTAAAGCCTGGAAGTTCACCACAAAAGTACCATAGTTTTTTTGTGCATGCAATATGTGTTGGTTTCAGAGAAACGGATTCGGATCAGGTGAAATTAAATTTGGACCGCTAAAAAACTACTTACACCTAAGCCGAATCCGACCACAGAGAATGTACCATAGTCGATGAATCAAAATTTCTTAAACGAAATTACACAATTCCGAATAATCCTTCTAAAACCCACGAATATAGATGAAAAAATCAACACCCAATTCcgcaaacaaaaataataataataataacaatggGTGCTTCATGATTAGCTTCACGCAATGCAAATAgcagttgagagagagagagtactcgTACGAGTTTTCTGAGGAGGCGATCGTAGTGAGAGAAGGGTTGCGAGAGAGCGAGGAAGACGACGACGTTAGAGGAGTGAGGGGAGAGAGCGCGCTTGACGAGGTGGTGGAGAACGAAAGCGGCGCTGGTCTCAACGCGGTCCTCCACCAGCACCACTCGCCCGCTCAGCGGCCAAGCCTTGGACCCATCGTCCACCAGCCCTAGGGCTTCGTCCAGTAGATTCGAAGGTCGCTGATTCATTGCTTCTTCCTCAACAACAAAAACCAGAGGGTTTTGAGAGAGTGAGGGTGAGAAGTTTATCCCACATCGCTTTGGCACAAGAcaaatgatttaaataaatatccaAAGGGAAGTGATTCTTCCAAACTCACTTTGCACACTAATTACATACCTTTACTCTCATAGGGTGGGATCCAGATAGTGAGAGTGGAGGTGTGTAATTAATATGTAATGTGAGTACTTTTTTTACCATTACTGATATCCTAAAATTATGTTCTCCGGTTGATAGGAATGTAAACAAGTTAATCTACTCGAGATCGTGATGAAGAGTGATGGTGCTGAAAAATACAAACATTTTTGCATGATAACTCATATTTGTGAGTAGTTATGTAAATATTGTGCACAATAATGTTATGCAaaaaccctttttctttttagtttgtCCTCACCTCTCGtgcaccccatttttttttttgcgattttatagtaaaaaaaatatgattttaaattgAATTGTAAAAAATGGATCGTTtaagattgtattttttaaaaattataatttaaaaacgcataaaatttgtcttttcaatTCGCAATtgagatgtgttatttttacATTACATTACCTTACATCAACTCTACATCAAGACATATAGGGTGTAAGGCTCATGATCATATTTGTGAGTAGTTATGTAAATATTGTGCACAATAATGTTATGCAaaaaccctttttctttttagtttgtCCTCACCTCTCGTGCACCCCATTTTTTTCTTGCGattttatagtaaaaaaaatatgattttaaatcgAATTGTAAAAAATAGATCGTTTAagattgcattttttaaaaattataatttgaaaacgcataaaatttgtcttttcaatTCGCAATTGGGATGTGTTATTTTTACATTACATTACCTTACATCAACTCTACATCAAGACATATAGGGTGTGAGACTCATGAGACCCATGAGTCTCACACCCTATGTGTCTTGGTATAGAATTAATGTaaggtaatgtgatgtagaaaaattatttcccTTCGCAATTAAGgaggtgtttttttgaaaaatgcataatttttaaagtcaaaactgcaattttgtcaaacgcatgactacatttttaaaaatcatgttttttaaatcgcacaatttaaaatcgcaatttttaaataacacaTTTGAAATTGTAAACCAAAAAACGAAGTCATTAAAGGTTCGCTTGgttttgtgatttgaaaacgtgacttttaaaaacgcagttaattaagtatttggcaaaatcgtagtttagccttaaaaatcacagtttagtatttaaaaattgtaaaaaaaacaCCTTAttgtttgcgatttgaaaaaacatatgttttgcgatttaaatttttaaaaaacacaattctaaacgattcattttctaaaattggtttaaaatcacaaaattcTATCTACAAAATCGTAATGGCAAACGCATCGTAAAGAGCCCTGCTTGTAGATAGAGATATACTTTTAAAAATCCCATTGCTAATTACCTAATTAGCAAATACCAGAGGGTTTTGAGGATAGGCATCTGAGTAGTTGTGTAAATATTGTGCACAATAatgttgtgcaaaaatcatttttctcttctgtTTGTCCTTGCCtcttgcacttttttttttttttttttttttcgaaaaatgctatatgtacttaaacttttataaagaGAGTCTTACTATCTGCTGTTGAGCTTATTCATtgaagatgatcaaaacaattaataaaaagaaatgttacggataccaatgaataagctccacatcatctcaATAttcatctcttagtaaaaaatttaatacatttagtatttctctttttccccCCATAATTTCGAGGCAAAGCGATGCGAATTTAAAGAGTAATTttattagtacattaagtgttcataaagtgtccatcaaaaaatgatgtagtttttaaaattacaatttgatcaatCTCATgcccaatgataattttaaaagccactcatttttttatgaatactttatggacacttaatgtaccaATAGAATTACTCGGATTTAAATAATCGTGGCTCCATTGAAGCAGTTAGATGGAGAATAATGAGATAAAGATGATGATCGAGTGTTACATAAGCATGGTAATTAAGTTGAGTCCCTCCCTTTCCTCCCTCAGCTCAAAGCCATGGTTCCTCCAGTATCTTGAAGTTTTTAGATctaattttttccaaattaaatCTACTAACTTCAATAAGTTTTTTCACTCTTTCCTCCACACCACTAGGTTTCATGGCCTTCCATCTTCGATCCACCGGTCGTGGTGTCACCAATGGACCTCTACAAGCCGGCGCGTGTTCCACACGCGCCAGTTCACGCGCCACCACGAGCCAACCTCCTCCACTTTGTCCAACTTCTGAAGGGGGTTTGGCCGCCTCCGATGCTGTATAGTGGGTTatgtttttgccttttttgtcTGTTTGTTTATGGGTCTCCTAGTTGTTTCCTCCCCTTGTTCACCCATGTCATTGTAGTTTTGGTTATTGTGGCTCAAACTACACCCTTTATTACCTTCACTGGTAACCCAGAGTTTTGACATTCGTGCCACGACTCTTCTGGCCTGCATCTTCTGAAGCTGCCACCATGTACTTTCTTTTTTAGGTTTAATTTTGGGATGTCCAGATcctgtttgttgttttttcttgttgtaATTTATGTTAtgcatctaaaaaaataataataataaatagtgTAGTCTCCATTATCTTTTATGCCAGTAATCTTATCTACTACTCATAGTGATAGGGGTTAGAGTTATCATTATAGTATTTAAGGGTGTGTTTGGCATTGCGATTTTATagtaaaaaaagtgattttaaatcgaatcgcaaaaaatgaatcatttgagattgcgttttttaaaaattacgatttgaaaatgcataaaatttGCGTTTTCAATTCACAATTAAggttgtgtttttttgaaaaacgcataattttaaaggccaaatagcgattttgtcaaatacttaactgcgtttttaaaaatcacgtttttcaaatcgtacaatttagaatcacaatttttaaataatactttttgaaatcgtaaacccgAGCAGTGTGATTAaaggtttgtttgggtttgcgatttgaaaaacgtgatttttaaaaatgcagttaagagtttgataaaattgtagtttagttttaaaaatcacaatttagccttttaaaattgcgcgttttcaaaaaagcaccttattgtttgtaatttgaaaaaacatatattttgttatttaaatttttagaaaacacaattcaaactattcattttctagaatttggtttaaaatcgcaaaatTCTATCTACGAAATTAATCGCAATGCCAAACGCACAGTAAAGATCCCTACTTGTAGACATAGATATACTCTTAAAAATCCCATTGCTAATTTCTTAATTAGCAAACATAGGTAAAAGAAAGAGGTTGGATCAAACTTCATTTTCTATTGACACGACTTAAATAAGACACATGTCACAATTTTGGTTATGGCATGTCACATTAACAGAATTTATTACATCAATATTTGACTATACggagtaaattgtttttttttttttttaacataccTCAAGAATTTATGAGTTCATTTTAATACCAGAATGAGCTGATTACAACTCAGATAAAGCACATAAATTGATTTGCCTTTTTACCTATAGTAAATTAAAAGTTGAGGTATTCTTGACCTACTCAAAAGTAAATATCTATCTTTGCCAAAAACATTATTATTCTCTTTCCATTTCAAAGAAAACGTATAAAATTCAATCGGCTGTGGCTTTGGAAttagggaaatgctaaaaacaTAACTAGTACACAACTGGTGCATAACCCCAAGACACATGGGGGGACTCACATGTATGGGTTCCACCCCAATGTATCTTGGGGTTGtgcactagttttttttttttttttctaaataaaatagGGAAAGAGGTTACAAGGAAGGGTCATTACCACTCTGGATCCGAATGGAAGAGAGAATGGGGGAACCCTACCAAAAACATGATTGGTTGCGGCCCACTTAACTAAAGCATGTGCCCTAAAGTTGGACTACGTGACATCTTCAAAGCCTTCCAACTttgaaaggaagaaagaaaaacactaaTGTCTGAAACAATATTACAAAAacaccaagaagaaaaagtacgAGGACTGTGAATAGCTAAGGTTACCAACAAAGGGTCTCCCTCTAGAGTAAAATCAACACGACCCAAGGTAGCTACGAACTGGGTAGCAAGTAACGCTGCAGTAGCTTCACCCAAAAGAACATCAGAGGAATATAGGTGTTGGGTTGCAGCCAAAATAATGGATCAAGAGGAATCAGAAATGGTGGCAGCTGCAACAGAAAAAGAGCCCCTAATAGTAACATCAAAATTCCCTTTAAAAGAGTCAAGTAAGGGAGGAAACCAAAGGGAAGGAGAAGACCTATCATTCCAAGCCAAAATATGCTTATCCAAGTTGAACAAAATTTGATGCAGAACCTTAGCAGTAGAAGGAAACACAGCATCATGAATCAATTTATTTCTATAAAACCAAATAAGATCCATGGTAATGGAAGCAAATAACTGAAAACTTCTAGCATCATGTTTAGGAATGGCTAGTTTTTTCACAAGGAAAAAGAATAGCCAACACACAATCAGAAATGGGACAATTAGAAAAACCTACATAACAATTTGGCCAAGGAGAGGAGTTCCAAAGGAAAATAGCTAAATAACATTCAAGAAAAATATGACTTAAAGTTTCTAAGGGGCCTTTACAAAAAGGAAACTGCCAAGCTCCATGCATCAACTATAGAAATTACAAAACGCCCAATATTAACCCGGGTAGGAAGTATATTTCAAGCTATCTTCCATAAAAGATGCTTTAACCTTGCTTGAAGCTTTAAATCCCAAAGCTTATGCCAAACTTCAAAAGAAAACGAAGAGACCCGACCCAATATAGAACAAGCAATAGTAAAGGCAGATTTAACCGAGaaaaaacttgaagaagaaGGAGCCCAAAACCACTTATCAAAATTCATTGAGAAAGGTAGATGAATGCTGAGAATGCACTCAACTGTGAAGGGGTCAAAGAGATCTTGCAGAAGCAAAATATTCCAAACTCTAGCACCAGGAATAATAAGATCTGCAACCCAAAATCCAGGAAGATCAGTCAAGTTCACATTAGGTCTAGGCTTGAAATAAGGTATCAAAGGAATCCAAGGAGAACTCCACACATCCACATGAGCACAAttagaaatagaaatacaagCCCCTTTCTTGACAACCTCTCTATTTTTAAGCAAACCCTTCCAAAGCCAAGAGGAAGTAGGGGAAGAAGAAGCCTCCAAAAAAGGAACATTATCCGTAAGATACTTGCTTTTGAGAACATCAACCCAAGGAGCAGTATCATTAATAGTAAGTTTCCAGCCCAACCTTGCTAATGAGGAGTGATTGAGAAATTCCAAAGGATGAATCCCAAGACCACCCAAAGCTTTAGGTTGACAAATAGTGTCCCAAGAGAGAAGCTTGAGAATGTTTCTTATCTTGgggaaaaccccaccaaaatttCCTCATAACAGCAGTAATTTCTAAGCAAAAAGACTTATGAATTAAGAAAAGAGACATAAAGTAAGTAGGGATCGCATTAGCCACAGATTTCAGCAAGGTAGTACAAGCAGCTTGAGATAAAAGCTTGGCTTTCCAAACAGTAATCTTGGAGCATATCCTATCTTTTATGTCCATAAAAGCATCTCTCTTATTATGAGACAAGAAAAGAGGAATACCAAGATATTTAGCCCTAACAGGAATAAGAGGAAGATTGAGAATTACATTCACCTTTGAGATGGCATTAACACTGCAGTTTTTTCTGAAGAAGACAGCCGACTTAGACAAATTAATGCACTGACCAGACCTCTTAGAGTAAGTAGAGAGACAGTTGAGAATAGCATTAGCATCTTGAACCTTAGCCCGAGTAAAAATCATAACATCATCTGCAAAGAGAAGATGAGAAATAGGAGGACTCAAGGGAGCCACCTTAATACCTTGAAGAGAACCCAAAGCCACATCCCGCAAAATCAACCTAGAAAGGATTTTCGAgcctaaaataaaaagaaaatgagagagggGATCTCCTTGTCTAATACCCCGGGAAGGCTTAAAGTTACCATACGAGGAACCATCCAAAAGAATAGAGAAGGAGGAAGTTGTAATACATTGACCAATCCAATTAATCCAAGTGGGATGAAAACCCAATAAATCAAGGATTTTAAGAAGAAAAGACAACTCCAAAAAGTCAAAAGCCTTCTCCATATCCAATTTCAAAGCCATTAAACCACCCCTACCTCTCTTATACTTCATAGTATGAAAAAGCTCATGAGCCATGATGGAATTGTCTTGAATGGATCTACCTTTGAGGAAGGCAGATTGCATGGGGGAAACAATTTTATGCAACAGAGGCTTAAACCTATTGGATAAAATTTTAGAGATAATCTTGTAATTGAAATTGGTGAGACTAATAGGACGAAAATGGTTCACCCTAGAGGGATTCTCTAACTTCGGAATAAGAGCAATATTAGTGTGATTAAACTCCTTTAGCATAAACCGACCCCGAAAAAAAGACTGAATTGAAGCCACAACACTACATTTGACAATCTGCCAATAAGTTTTGTAAAACAAGCCTGTCATACCATCAGGACCCGGGCTTTTGTTAAGGCCAAGCTCAGAGATGGCAAGAAAATTTCAGCTTCTTCAGGAATAGAGCACAAGGTCAAATTATCATCAGCAGTAATAACGGGACTCACCAAATCAGAAAGGGAATCATCAATAATAGGATTCAAATAAGAAAATGAAGTACTAAAATGATCCACAAAAAAAGAACCAATATTATCTCTACCTAACATATTAGAACCATCAGCAGCTCTAAGACAAGAAATAGAGTTATACCTCCTACGACATGCAACAGAAGCATGGAAAAATCCGGTGTTGAGATCAGTGCAAGAGAGCCAAGTTTCTCTAGATTTTTGCTTCCATAACACTTCCTCTCTCAAAAGTTGCTCATGTAAGGCCCCTTGAAGCAAAAGTCTCCCGAGTCTCGAGCAGCATTCACAACAGAATGAAAAGCAGATTGAATAACCCCAATATCAGCCATTAGGGATTTTATACGGGTCTGAATATGCCTAAAGTGATGCTTATTCCAGAACTTCAAAGCAGATTTAGTTTTCTTCCACTTCCTGCTCAAAGAAAGAGCTGGAGAACCCACCACAGAATCAAGCCAAGCATTAGTCACAACCGAAAAACTGGACAAATCCCTAGTCCAGAAGGCTTCAAAACGGAAAGGCTTAGGCAAATCCCTATAAGTACCAGCAGACGACAGCAAAATAGGGCAATGATCAGATTGagaagtaggaaaatgattaaGCAGAGAATTTGGAAAAATCTAAATCCAATCTTGATTAGCCAACCCGCGACCCAAACGTTCTCGAATATTATCCCTTCCACATCTATGGTTACTCCAAGTGTAACGGTTTCCAACAAAACCGAGATCAACCAACGCATTGGAGTGAACAAAATCTAAGAACTCCAAATGAGAAGGAGAACCAAAAGAACGACCACCACTCTTCtcaaaaaaagagagaacatAATTAAAATCTCCCATGAGAAGCCACGCACCACCAAAAGAGTTACCCAACTCAGACATCCGAGtccaaaaatcaaacatttctgAAATCAAATGAGGagcatatacaaaagaaaacatccAAGGAGTAGACAAAGGTTCCGAGAAAACTAGGCAGCAAATCGAGTGACTGTCGAGCTTGACTAGTTCCAAATCCACTCCATCtttccaagtcagaaaaattCCACCTCTAGAACCAACTGGAGGAACTTTCAACATATCCACAAAACCCAAACCAtgcaacaaaaaccaaaaaagtgaAGAAGACACCTTAGTTTCAGACAGAAAAAGCAAATCCAGGCGATAATAACGAATAAGAGCCCGAAGAACAAGAATTGTCGGGGCCAAAGCTAACCCACAACAATTCCATGCTAAAATTTTCATGGTGACAGAGGGGGTAGGAGATCACCCACCACCCTTGAAACAGGAGACGTGACATCAGAAGCAATCTTAAAAGAAATACCATTCTGGACTTCACCCTCCACTGAAACAGCCAGACAATCCCCTTGTTCAAGCACATGTGactcaaatttggattttttaagGAGTGGTAAGACAGGAGCATTGAAATGGTCGAAAGATTCTTTTGGTTTGTGATAAGGGTGGAAACGTTTTTTTGAAAGAGGAACAAGGGAATATTTAGCAGGGGAAATTAGGGAAGAAGTCGGTTTAGTTACATTAAGACTAAATGGGGGAATTGGtggaaaaaaaagggaaaatggGGCCACATGTTTGAAGGGAAAGTGGGGGAGGAAATAGGAGAGTGAGAGCTGGTAGAAAAGTCAAACAAATTAGTAACAAGAGGAAATTTGGAAGTAGAAGCAACAAGAGGGCCCGCAGTTTTAGAGACAAAGGGAGACTTTTCATTAAATGCAGCATGATCATATGATTTTGATATCAAGGATGGGTGGGGAGACGGAATAGTCGAGGAAAGGGCAGGTAAGACAGGTGAAGATAAGAAAGACAAGGCTTCAGACCCTAAGGTAATAGCAATATCTTGAATACTGCTCTTCGAAACTGAAGTGGTATATGAAGAAGTAAAACCGGGGGAAGGACCAGACGCCGGAGAAACTAACCTGGCAAGAGTTCTTGACGGAATCAAAACATCGACGAGGTTAACTTTTGGAGGAACAACTTTTAAAAGAGGACCATAGAAACCAGAATCAAGAGGTCTGGGTTCAACAGGACAAGAAAAGGAGAGATGCCCTAGTCTGCCACAAGCATAACAAAAATCGAAAAGTCTCACAAATCACCGAAACAACTACCAATACTACGAGCATTTTTCTCAGACGTCATATCGAGTGGGAGTCCATGGACTTGCACCCAAAAAGCACCAGTAGAGAAATCAGTATCTGAGTAGGTAGAGGCATTATCCCAATACTTCAAAAACAAGGGGGTACCAGTGTCACAACCCTCAGGATTATATGGAATAAGGGATACCTGTATCTACAATGAACGATCTCCTTATTAGATAAGGACATGAATTTCCTACGAATcgggtttgtaggaaatttcatacaacccacttataagagtgacatgtgtcctttaaacatatgaaaatcatatgtttttctattaatgctattaaaaaaaatgtgaaaaatcacattttattaaaaaaaacatgtatttctcacatgtcaatcttatatatggattgtataaaatttattacaaaccgatttgtaggaaatttcaatCCATTAGATAATGAACAATAAGTGTTTGATATATAAAATGTTTCTCTCACACTCATGTTGAGATTTCAACTAATTGTATTTATAAACATCTTTATGCATGCATGCAGTAGATTACATGATCAGATATctttcaaatatcaaatatcttatcttgagtttgaatttaTGTTTATATCATGATCTTGAGCTAGCTGCTGCGTTATCTATTTGTTCTGAATTTGAGTTGCTGTTTCCATCCTCAACGTTATCTTCAGAAGTTTGATTTGGAGCAGGTATCAATTCCCCAACTGTTTGATTATTTGCTCTATCTTACACTCCGACCATTCTCCTCCTCTGGaaacattagaaaaaagaaagaaagaaagatgtgtttgatgaagtGTGATAAGTACCCGCGGCCATCACTTAGCTTATTTCACCATTATTTCGTTCCAAGACTCCCAACTTTGTATCACGAAGTAGTTAGGCAATATGGAGGCAACCGCATCGTGATTGATACTGCACGTCATTCTTTCATgcatgtttttcaaaaaaaaaaaatttcctattCAATAATGAGACAAGGGTTGAatggaaaaaaacaaacaaaatgggGTTGGCTCTCGAACGACAAGACTCAAACAGAAAAGGCAATACAAAtatgaaaacaaataataggCAATAGATTCAAAAAGGATCCGAGCCTCTTTAAAGACCGCACAAGGTGGCCAGTAAACAATGGCAAAAGTACTCAATTAGGAGCCCTAAGTGACAAAGGCAACAACCACCGTTAAGTGATTGTTGCAAGGGAAGTATTGCCGAGAACTGAACAGAATCCGtcgaataggaaaaaaaaaaaaaaaaaaccaagtttcGAATCCACCATTAGATTTGTGGAACCTAATGTGGGTTCTACAAATCTAAtagtgaatttgaaaatgagatagaTAGGGATTGggtttgtatcatttctcttccaGAAAAATATTGAGTATTTGCATGATGATGTGACAGAATCTAAGCTGCAAACGACTCATATTAAAACTATTAATTGCACATAATGCAATACCCTAGACATTGCATATATGATCTATTGCACCATAGACATTGCACCTTATCTCAATCCTTGTGTTATAATGTGTTAAATGGAGGGGCGTTTACAATGGGCTTGTGTTACGTACTACTTACAAAGTTTGGCTGTGTGAATATGGAGCATTACTCTAGCCGTCTAGTGGTTGCTTCAATTCTCCTCATCAATGAGGGTGAGGCTATAAATAATATCCCATTGGATGGGTTGATGCATCAGATCACTTGTCAAGAATCTCATTCTCCACATATTTCTTAGTGTTCTTAGACTATATATGAGTGTTTGTAAGTATTACCCTAGAGTATCGATCTAACGGTGTAGTCCATGCACCGCCGGAACGAAAGAGAAATCCCTAAAGAATCGcgtaaaacaaacaaattttagTACAACAGAAACACCATTTTAATTCTGCCAGCTGTACGTGTATGTCAATTTTCTAACAT carries:
- the LOC133863382 gene encoding uncharacterized protein LOC133863382 gives rise to the protein MAHELFHTMKYKRGRGGLMALKLDMEKAFDFLELSFLLKILDLLGFHPTWINWIGQCITTSSFSILLDGSSYGNFKPSRGIRQGDPLSHFLFILGSKILSRLILRDVALGSLQGIKVAPLSPPISHLLFADDVMIFTRAKVQDANAILNCLSTYSKRSGQCINLSKSAVFFRKNCSVNAISKVNVILNLPLIPVRAKYLGNFGGVFPKIRNILKLLSWDTICQPKALGGLGIHPLEFLNHSSLARLGWKLTINDTAPWVDVLKSKYLTDNVPFLEASSSPTSSWLWKGLLKNREVVKKGACISISNCAHVDVWSSPWIPLIPYFKPRPNVNLTDLPGFWVADLIIPGARVWNILLLQDLFDPFTVECILSIHLPFSMNFDKWFWAPSSSSFFSVKSAFTIACSILGRVSSFSFEVWHKLWDLKLQARLKHLLWKIA
- the LOC133863383 gene encoding uncharacterized protein LOC133863383 encodes the protein MKILAWNCCGLALAPTILVLRALIRYYRLDLLFLSETKVSSSLFWFLLHGLGFVDMLKVPPVGSRGGIFLTWKDGVDLELVKLDSHSICCLVFSEPLSTPWMFSFVYAPHLISEMFDFWTRMSELGNSFGGAWLLMGDFNYVLSFFEKSGGRSFGSPSHLEFLDFVHSNALVDLGFVGNRYTWSNHRCGRDNIRERLGRGDLPKPFRFEAFWTRDLSSFSVVTNAWLDSVVGSPALSLSRKWKKTKSALKFWNKHHFRHIQTRIKSLMADIGVIQSAFHSVVNAARDSGDFCFKGPYMSNF